The Aspergillus oryzae RIB40 DNA, chromosome 5 genome segment TGCGCAGTCAAATATCTGATAAACAAAGGAAGTTCTTATCTGACTGTGCGTGAGGTAACTCATCAAATGACTGTCATTAGTTCCTCACGTCCCAAGTTGAGTAGGGTTGACGCAAGTTGTGTTATATCACTTCTACGTAGACTACGCTATGCCCTCCTCACTTCACCTACCGTGCTcacccttcttccctcttttaAATCATCCAATAttacttctcttcttctcttacTACTAGCAAATCCTATCACCCCGCATACTCAGTAAAATGACTGAGAACACTTTCTTTGACAACTGGGCTGGCAGATCGGTTGACTTTGCTACTGCAGGGACACCTTCAAAATGGATTTTGACTGAACTACTCAGCGAAAAGAATAGTCAGGTTCATGGAgatgacttcttcaagaatggaTGTATCGGCGGTGCATATGGCACATTCTTGTGTCACAACGTGACGGACAGTACCCAGCGTGGTGTGATGAAAGTACTCATGCAGTATGTCCCCCCAGGCCTAAAGAAATTTCAAATAACTTACAGACCTCTAGAGTTCCTTGGGAGGGATCCCAATATGCGCCGGCTGAGCACAGGTCTAGTCAAGCCTCTGGCTCTTATGAGCTGGACTGGAATATAACTAGTCAACTGAACGCGCTGATAACCCTAACAAGCAATAACTGTCTATCCACCCCGCGGATTCTGGATCTGAAATACGGCTGGCAGGAGACAGCAGATCCAGTGCCAGGGggatatattatttttattcttatgaGCTATCTCCCTGGCGTACAGCTGACCAAGGCTTTCTGGGGTCTAGAAGACTCAGTACGTGAGCAGATACGTCAAGCTTTTAAGCTCACCTGGCTGTAAgcttccattttcttttatagTGATGCATATTCTGACCCTATAATCCAGCGATTGTGTTGGCTCTGGAATTACACCGGCGCACCCAAATATAGAACATGTTTTCTGGGATGCAGCAGCGAACAAGGCGTACGTGGTATTCCCTGTTaacaatgaaaatgaggTTTGGGCATGCCTAATGAGGAATGCTGTCTACTTTATTTATAGTTATATTATTAGCTTCAGAGAGAGTGAGCCCGCAAAACGAGAAGATGTGTGGCAAGATGTTAATTGGAGTCTCTGGGGCATGGCAAAGCCTCAGGAATCTTATAATTCTCAACCGGATGAAAGCAAGTGGATGGATTCTTTGACCCTGCGGTAGAAGCCCGTCTTTGATTTTACTTCTCGATAAATTTCGGTGATTCGTTAGTGTTGGTATTGGACGAGAATCCTTCAACTAGTCCTGGTACAATTCCACATTTTCTGGAAGATTAGAGTTTCGAAAGATGACTTTTGATAATGAAAGGCTGAGTGGCATTTCTTGTGAACTGATCATGATACTAGTATATCATACTACTTACCTGCGTTGTAGCTATAGCAATGCAGAATAGGAAGCTGCGTCCTCAACCCCGAGATTCGCAGTGGAAATGGCTATGACAAGTTAGCACCTTCCTTATTGACTCTTGCTGCAAGTTATTTTCCTCGACTGTATTCAAACGCAGAACCTCTCACAAAACTCTCacagcatcatcaaactCTCCCAGACCATCACCGAACTTCAGATCAAGTCGCACCATACTCTGCATCCGTTAAGGTAAGCCAGACAATTTACATGGCAAGTTCACAAGACTCTGACTTATTAGATGCATTACATCCAATACGGTATCggctgtcttctttccctgctcCTGACAGGAGCCAAAGGGCACGAAGACAAACTCTTCACAAGAGGCCCCGCATTCTCCGCTTATCCCTACCCTACATTCTTCATCGAATGCCCGGAGATCGGTGCTTCAGGCTCACGCATGGATATCGCACATGTATACGACGGCAGCGGGTATTTCCCAGAGCTGCGATGGCCCATCACCACGCCAGACACCCAGGAATATGTTCTGGTTTGCGAAGACCCTGACGAACTTCTGGCCGCTCCAGTTATCCACGGAATCTATTATGGAATCCCACCGGTGTTCATCGGTCTGCACCGTTCCGACTTCATTGAAGTGGACTCCAGGAACGATCCTTATCGTCTCCGCGGTGGGTTCAAGTATGGGGCAAATAGTGGAGGAGGGGTCTATCTGGCGCCACAACCAGCTCGGGGTCAAGGCCCTCACCGATATTTCTTTGAGCTCATTGCGCTTAACCACACTATTGATCAAAGTAAACTCAGCCCTATGGCGACTTTTGACGAGATTGCGCGACAGATCGAGGGCAAGATAATCGGATGGGGTGAGTGGTTTGGAGTTGTCGAGAGAATTTGACAGGGAACGTCTGAACCGTAGATGATGGCGTTAAGCTTTAAGTTTGCCTGTGCAATATGCACTATCCATTGGGAAGTTAATGTATGTATTAAGTAGCGCCGATTAGCGTTCCATCTGACTATCTTGAGACCATTGCGAGGCCATCAGGTTAAACGGACTTGTATGTACGTAGGTAAATTTGTACAAGGAGTGTATACTTAGTTTGACAGCTGCCGTCACGTATCACGCACGCAGTCTTCTCCCGAAATTAGATTTTGATAGATCAAGAGGAAGACTCTTTGTGTTGATAATGTATCGCAGCAGTAGAAGCTGTCTCAGACGTGCCATTCAGCCCACGAATACCATTCAGCCCCCGTTACAACTGGCGCATAGCAGGAATTTGGTATGACCATAGACTCGAGGTGAGATTCCATGACCGAGTCAACGGGTGGTTCTTCGATTCCAGCTATCTGGACCTGGACCAGTGTTTCGGTGTAAACAACTCCACGAAAGAGCTGATTCCACAGGAAAAGTATGTAGCGTCGTCTTGCTCAAGCGAAACCTGTTATACTGATATATTTGGATGTGCAATGGAAAAGCCGTGAGCAAGTGCAAGGAAGAGGGGCGGCCGTGCACGCTACACGAACTCAAAAAGACGTACACTATGGAGCTGGTCTGTGATTGTGAATCGCTTAAAGGCAGAATTAACCTAGGTGAGTATAGCTGTGCTGCGTTTTCTTATGAAGTGTGGGCACTCATCATTGATAATCTTGCGTAGATGATACTATCGGCCCCGAATTTGACCGTGTTAATGCCGTGGCCGAGTGCTTCGGGCATAAGAGGGAGAAATCTAGGGATATGATGAAATCTGAGTCTGAGTCCGGCCACTAGTTTATTCTGGATGAGAGGTGCGCTGGTGGCTTGGTTTTGTATCAGGACTACACAGTCAAATGCCAATTCTAATGAATCGATTCGAGGCTTATCGCGGAGTAAAAACAAATATGGGACCGTGGAACATATGGCTTTTTCTAAGTGTTGAAATTCCTTGGAATGACCCATAGCAAACTTTGTTTCGCCCCAATGTCCTCCTGTTGACGTCTATTGTGTTATATCAGTTCTACACACTacccctccctcctccacctcacCTCCTCTCATCAACCATTCACGGCACTAGACCAGGATAACTCTTCTTCATTACTTCGTACTATCATATCATCTATCTCCTCATAGTCGGCGAAATGACTGACAATACCTTTTTTGAAAATTGGGAAGGTCGACAGGTTCACTTTCCTTGGGACGGGCCTTCCACATGGACCTTGACCAGACTGATCAGCGAGAAGAATAGCCAGGTTCATGCAAGGGACTACTACAATGGAACTATCGGCGGTGCGTATGCTACTTTCCTGTGTCACAACTTTGTAGACAGTACTCAGCGCGGCGTGATGAAAATATTCAAGCAGTATGTTCTACTACCCAGACCCTAAGAGATATCAAATAGCTGACAGATTCCTAGAGTCCCCTTTGAGGGATCTGAGAACGCGACCATTCAATAACGGGGCGCTCAAGCCTCCCAGGAGCTTGATTACTTTATCACTAGTCAACTACGGGCACTGAACACCCTAACACAAATATCCCCCACTCGATAGAAATTCGATTCGCGCAGCCAGGTGtggggaaatggaaaggtgTTGCAAAGGTCATAATAGCGAGGATACTAATATTACAGCCCTGAAGCGCGTTGCTAGGAAACGATAATTGGAGTCTTTCATGGCCGTCACCAGCTGGTTTCTGACCGTCTTGCTAAGAAATTTAGTAATAAGTAAGCACTTACAAGTGAAGCACTAAGACCGAAATAGAAGATGCTTCTTCCTAAATCGCCAGGTTTCCTAAGCTTGAAATGGTCCTTGGAAGCAGATTTCTCCACTGCAACTGCTGGTAGATCTCGCCATCAGATAACATCAAGAGAATGACCGAAATGACAAGTTATCCTTGCGAAATACACTGTAGTGTATACTGTGCCCTTACCCAGCTGGTGCCTCCCACGCTGACGATTCAGCCTTGTCTTCGCTCACGTGTGTCTAAGAGCGGcatccagatgatgatccatGCCTTTTATGAGGAGGCTGAGCTGCTATGCCGATTCCTCCCGCTGGGCAAACTTATCGACCGTCGTTAACAAGCGATTGTGATAGGGTAGGTCGAGATCGATATGAATAGAGTTTTGTAAAGCTCGTATAAGCTCAACCAGCCCAACGATGGAAAACTATTCAACGAGCCTTCGTGAGAGTTTGATTGGTTCTACTCTCTTTGTTTGAACCTTGTAAGCGATCACGCAAGGAACTCATGAAAACGTCCGATTATGACTAACTTGAAGATATCATGTTTGTAACTAAGTGAGATTGCTTTATATTCGTCGCCAAATTCTATTTAGATCCTAACCCCCTTTTCAAGCTATTTGATCATTTGTTTTGGTTAGATCTAAGTGTAAGCACCCTAAATAGTAAATACTGTAGATCGCAATGAGCCATACCCAAATGAGTCAGCCACTGCTCTCCAGGTAACCACAACACGTGACTTTGAGGATTGGCAACTAAACCACGCCTAAGGCAACAGGTCTCGGGAGTGGCAGAGGCAACCAATGGGACGGGCAGCACAGCCACAGGCTAGTTCCGGATGAGCACTTGGCAGATCCGGCAGCCGGGTCGGTCGGAGCTAAATTCAGAACGGCTCTTTTCCGAATGCGGAGAGTTTAACCTGCGAATCTTTCTTGATTCAGTGCCTAATTGAGACTCGGTTCCGGTGGTTGTGTCTCCATTGTACCTGTTGAGGACCCAATTGACAATGAAAGGATGTAACCCTCACTGAGTTTTCCTCAACCGAGGTCGTCACTAGGAACCAGGGGGGTTGTTGTCCAGGTGGAAGAAGGAACCGGTGTTCATGACGATCAAATGGTGTCGTCAATAGTGGCCTGCGCGATGGGGGGTTTTCGAAGATCGACACGTTCCCCTTTCTCAAAGATGGTACTTACTCCTACAGAATACGAGAAGATCACGGATGTTGTCGAGGGGCTATCATACACTAATGAGGACTCTCGTCGT includes the following:
- a CDS encoding YbhB/YbcL family Raf kinase inhibitor-like protein (predicted protein); this encodes MHYIQYGIGCLLSLLLTGAKGHEDKLFTRGPAFSAYPYPTFFIECPEIGASGSRMDIAHVYDGSGYFPELRWPITTPDTQEYVLVCEDPDELLAAPVIHGIYYGIPPVFIGLHRSDFIEVDSRNDPYRLRGGFKYGANSGGGVYLAPQPARGQGPHRYFFELIALNHTIDQSKLSPMATFDEIARQIEGKIIGWAPISVPSDYLETIARPSG
- a CDS encoding uncharacterized protein (predicted protein): MTENTFFDNWAGRSVDFATAGTPSKWILTELLSEKNSQVHGDDFFKNGCIGGAYGTFLCHNVTDSTQRGVMKVLMQVPWEGSQYAPAEHRSSQASGSYELDWNITSQLNALITLTSNNCLSTPRILDLKYGWQETADPVPGGYIIFILMSYLPGVQLTKAFWGLEDSVREQIRQAFKLTWLDCVGSGITPAHPNIEHVFWDAAANKAYVVFPVNNENEVWACLMRNAVYFIYSYIISFRESEPAKREDVWQDVNWSLWGMAKPQESYNSQPDESKWMDSLTLR